The following DNA comes from Ktedonobacterales bacterium.
GGCGGGTTTTGCCCATCATGGCCGGACCCAGGACACAGATACCAAAGGGTTCCTGGTCGCTGGTCCGGCGAGCGGCGGCGCGCAAGGCTTCGCGGGCTTCGGCGTCGGCGACACGATAGAGATAGAACTGCTGGAGATAGCCTGGGATGACCTGCGCGGCGCGGGCAGCCAGGGTTTCGATGCGGCGGGGGCGATAGGGCGAGCCTGGCTGCTGGGCGCGATGCGCCAGGTATGCGGTGGGGGTGAGCAGGGCGATCAGCCCCAGGACCGAGGCGAGCAGCCAGGGCTGAGCGAGGGCAAGCTGAATGATCGCTAGCTGCGGCGTGCCACGCTGGCCTGCGGTGAGGAGGAGGGTGACAAAACTGGACGCCAGCCAGCTTGAGAGCAGGGTGAGCCAGAACCAGAGGAGGGGTCGCCAGAGTCTGGCGAGCAGACTGGCAAGCGGGGATGGCGTGGGGCCGCGCCAATCGCTCAGGCGTGATCCTGCGCGATTGGTCAAAGCAAGCGGTGATCCGGGCGACTGAAGGGAGGATTGGAGCATGTCAGGAAAAACCCTTCTCTATGCAAGACCCCACATCCACACAAAACGTCTCACCCACCTCTTGAGTGTATAGCCTGTGCGATGGCAAGCCGTCAATCTCTATCAGCAAAGACAGTACCAATATGCTAGTGGTGGGGGCCGAGAGATATGCAGCGTTCAAGGCGAAAGCCAGCGATGATGTTGGCGCAGCGGTGCGCCGCCAGGGACGGCGGCGGTACAGGCTCCCCGCCCAGGTAAGCGCGGCGTTCCGTTCAGAGGAACGGCGTGCGCGCTGGCGCAGCGGTGGGCCGCCTGGAAGGCGGCGCTACAAGTGGCGTGCGCCTGGAAGGGCGGCCACCGCTGCGCCTGGGCGAGCGTGCGCCCTCCAGTGCGAACGACGCCAGCAGGCCAGCGTCCAGCCGCCGAGACGGCGGCGCTACAGGCAAGGGGCCGCCGTCCCTGGCGGCCACTGGTACCGCTGCCTTCCAGGCGGCTCATCGTCGGGCTACCGGAACGCTCGCCTTCCAGGGCAGACGTTCGCCCAGGCGCAGCGGCTAGCCGCCAGGGACGGCGGCGCTACAGGCGGCTGGCCGCCGTCTCTGGCGGGGGTATGAGCAGGCTAGCGGAGGGCTTCCTGAGCGGGGTGGGCAAACTCGGCCAGGGTGGGGTTGACCAGCCGCTCGAAGTCGGTGTATTTGAGGCGCATGGTTTCGGTGTGTGTGCCAAGGGGGAAGACGATGGTGTCGTCTTCGGCCAGGCGCTTTTCGACGTAGACAGGCAGGTTATACAGGTTGCCGAAGGGGGGCATGGCGCCGACCTCGCAATCGGGGAAGGCCGCGCCGAGTTCTATTTCATCGGCCAGACGGACGTTGCTGGCCCCCAGGGACTGGCTGAGGTGGGCGAAATTGACGCGGTAGGGGGCGGGCAAGGCCAGCATGATCATCTTGTTATCGGCGAAGACGATGACGACTTTGGCGACGAGTTTCCCAGGGATATGCTCGGTGGCAGCGACATCCTGAGCGGTGAAGACTCTTGGGTGCTGCTGCACCTGGAAGGGAACCTGCTGCTTGTGGAGGTAGTCCTCCAGCCTTTCTTTGCATTGCATGGCGCATCTCCTTGTCGCTTGACCAACTGCTACCCGCTGGTCTTGCAGGAAGTGGGCCAGGGCTGGCGCTAGCCCTTTGGCGTCTCTGTTCTGCACGCGGGTGCTGCCAGAATGCAGCGGCCTCCTTCGTCTCTATGACAGAGAAGAAAGAAGCCTGACGAGGAGCCGCTGATGTCGCGCTCGGCGCAAGACCCAATGTCACCGGAGGCCAACAGATTGCCCACGGACAGCGAACTGGTCGCGCAGGCGCGCCGGGGAGACTCGCGGGCCTTTGACGAGTTGTGCCAACGCTATTACGAGCGCATCGGGCTGTTTCTGGTTCGGATGGTGGGCAACGATGAGGTGAGCCACGAACTGACCCAGGAGACGTTTCTGAAAGCCTGGCAGGGGTTGTCAGGCTTGCGCGATGACGCGCGCTTTCTGAGCTGGCTCTATCGCATCGCCACGAATATGGCGCGTGACTTTCAGCGCCGCGCGCGGCTCATCCACTGGCTGCCCTGGGAGGAGTACGCGGCGCGCGGGGGGACGGAGACGATGAGCAAAGCTGGACCGGAGCAGCAGGTGGAGGAGTCTGAACTGCTCAAGCAAGCACTGGCGCGTGTTTCGGTGATGTATCGGGCATGCCTGATCTTATACGTGGTGGAAGACCTGCCACAGCCGCAGATTGCCGAGCGATTGGGCATCAAGGCGTCCTCAGTGAGCAACTATGTGAGTCGTGGGCTGGCGGAACTGCGCCAGACGTATCTGCGGCTGGCAGCCGAGCAAGAGCATCCCACAAGAAAGGGCAAGAGCCATGACTAACCTGTTACCTTGTATGGAGTGGGCGGAAAAGCTTGCCCTGAAGCCAGCAGACCTTGCGCCAGAGGAATACGCGGCGCTGAAGACGCACCTTGCTGCATGCCCCGGCTGCGCGGCCACGTATGCCGATTATCGGATGCTGATGACGCGCCTGCGCGCGCTGCCGCGCCCGGCGCTGCCGCCGCTGGCCCCGCTGGCGGCTGACATTGCGACAGGGCCAGAGGTTCAGGGAGAGGCCGATGGCGTTTACGATGGCGCAGGCAGCCAACTGCGCTCGCTGCCAGAAGCCACGAGCGCGCGGGCGCCAGGGCCGCTGGCGCCCGCCAGGCGGAGAATCTGGCCCCAGGGGCTGAGCGCCATCGCGGCGGCGCTGCTGCTGACGGCGCTGGTTGGCTCGCTGGTGGCTGTGTTACTGAATCGGGGCCAGGGAAGCACATTTACACTTCGATCTGGCTGGGCAGAGATCGCGGTGTTCAGCGGGGTAGGGAGCAAGACATTTACTACGCCAGACCTCACTCTCCCCTATCTGTGGGGAACCTCCTTTACCTGTACAGGAAGCGACAGCGTGAGAATCCTCGCTGTCGGGCAACTATCCGGTGATTTTGGTGGAGGGCCATGTACATCTGATTCTAGCGCGCTGCTTTCCCCGCAAGATGTCCACTTTGATTTTTTGACCTTTCAGATCGTTACCCTCCAGGTAATCGCCAGCAGCGATACGCACTGGGCGCTGCAAGTGGCGCAAGCCGTGATACAGCCTACCAAGCCAGGCCCAGAATGGCTTGAAGGCATCGGCGATGCTGGCAGAGGTAACGTCGAAGCTTATGGCGTGCCAATATTCCTGGATGGTACTGGGCAGCCGCTTGAGGCGAAAACATGGGGGATCGTGTTTGGCTGTTTTGGGCCAGGCCGCAGTTCCATTCAGTTTGAGCCTGACATTGGAACGATCAGCATGCCCCCATGCGATGGGCGGGCAAAGCTCATCAAAATACAGTATCCTTCAGCCACTCATATAGAATCATATAAACTGCGCGCCACTGGCGATATACTCTGGTATGCCCTGATCGTGGGCTGCGCGGATGAGCAGAAGTGTGGGGCATAGCCACCTGTAGCGCCGCCAGGGACGGCAGCGGTACACGCGCCCCGCAAGGGACGGCGACGGGACGGGGCGGGTTGCTATGCTAGCGCAGACTGTCGAACCAGGTGAGGACGGCAGGCCAGGCGCTATCGGGCAGGTCGGAAATGTCCTCCACCTCGAAGTGGTCGGCCAGCCCGGCCAGCGTTTCACCGATGGGCAGGCCCTGGCTGGCGCGTAGCTGGCGCGCCAGTAGATAGAGATGCGCCAGGCGCTGCGGAGAGAAGGCGATCATGGCGTGCCGTGCTGGCCCGCCTTCCAGCGTGGTGACGCGCTCTTCGAGGTCTTGGTGTTCAGTTGCTAGTCTGATGAAGCTCTCGGTAAGCAGTGAAAACCCTTCTCTAATCTGGTTCACGACACCTGGAGGTGGTTCAGAGGCAGGGGCAGATGGGGCAGCCTTACGGCTGGTAAAGGCGTTCTCTATAAGCAGGACAACTTTTTGTTGCACGAAACGTATCAATGCTCGCTTTGAAGCGGGAAGACGTTTGAGTTGTATCCCAGCTAGCCAGATAGTAATGCACCAGCCTGGCAGTACGTCAGCCTCTTGGGGTCCGCCAGTGGTATCTAAGGTGATCGTATGAAGGGCTTCCATGAGGCTGGGAGTGCGGCGAATGCGTTGATATTGTCCAGGGTAATCGAGCGAAAGAGCCAGGCAGATAGAGCGCACTGTTGCCCCCCTGCTTCCATCGGGCAATTGGACTGCCTGCATGGGATAAATACATCCAGGGAGTGATACCTGGGCTAGCAAAATGTCAGACATGGTTTGCTCCTTCCAGTATGCTATCAACGACTTCCAACGAAAGGGGTTGGTGTTATACCAACCCCTTTGCTAAAGGGGTTGGTATAACACCAACCCCTTTGGCAAAGGGGCCTGCGTTATGCAACCCCCTTTGCACTCTCTGCGAGTTTCCCAGTGATCTCGCGCAGGCGGCGTTGGAAGCGCAACGGCCATCCCCCTGATACGCGGGCCAGGCGATAGGCTGTTCGCCTGGGTGGTCAGGAGATGGCCGCTGAGAGGGTAAACTCTATCGAGTGATAGAATGCTCCCAGCCCCATGCCCTGCCTTTGTTCAGGAGTGGGGTGAGTGGCGCTGCCAGTCAATCGTGCTGGCGGCGCTACGTCGGTTCGTTGAGTTGTGAAGGTGCGCGGCGCGGTTGGTTGGGGATGCTGAGTAGAGTATACCGGCTGATTGCGCAGAAGTCAAGCCTGGTGAAGAAGTGGTTCCGCCACACATGCGGTGTTGGCAGGCGAGACGTGTTACTTGCAGCGCCGTTGTCTCTTCCCGAAGGGGCGGCGGGCGCGCGGGCGCGGCGGTGAGCCGCCTGGAAGGCGGCGCTACAAGTGGCGTGCGCCTGGAAGGGCGGCGTCTGTGGTAAGGCAGCGGTTGCGCCGCCAGGAAGGGACGCGCGAGCGAGGCGCAGCCGAGCGAGCATGGCCGCGCCCAGCAGTGGCCCGCGACCGAGCGCAGCGAGGGAGAATGCGGGAACCTGGTTCCCGCAAGGGCCGCTCCCCAAAGGGGCGGTCAAGCGGCTCTGGCGAAGCCCTTCCCGAAGAGAGGCGGCGCTACAAGTGGCCGCCGGGGCGGGTTGCGGGTGGAGCGCCAGCAGGTGTACAATGGGCTGAGAGAGATGGGCGACAACGGCGCCGCCGCTTCTCTATGTTGTGCAGAAAGAGAAAGATGTGTTATGGCAACACCCACGAAACCACAGACGGAGCAGCGCGATTGGTTTGCGCTGGAAAAGCAGTATTATCAGGGGACGTTTACGCGCCAGCCGGTGGCTTTTGTGCGCGGCGAGGGCGCGCGCGTCTGGGACGCCGACGGACGCTCCTATCTTGATTTTGTGGCGGGCATCGCGGTGAATATCCTGGGCCACTGTCACCCGGCGGTGGTCAACGCGGTGTGCGACCAGGCGAAACAATTGATTCATGTCTCGAACCTGTATGTGAATACGCGCCAGGTGGAACTGGCGGAACTGCTGTATCACAAGAGCGGCGGGATGCGGGCGTTCTTTTCTAACAGCGGCGCGGAGGCCAACGAGGGGGCGATCAAGCTGGCGCGTAAGTTTGGGCGGCTGCATCGCAACGGGGCGTATGAGATCATCAGCATGAACCGCAGCTTTCACGGGCGCACGCTGGCGACGACTTCGGCGACGGGGCAGGCGAAATATCAGGAGACGTGGGTTCCGCTGGCGGATGGCTTCAAGCAGGTTGATTTCAACGATCTGGATGCGCTGAAGGCGGCGACGAGCGCGAAGACGGTTGGGGTGCTGATCGAGCCGGTGCAGGGCGAGGGCGGCATTTTCCCCGCCGATACGGGCTATCTGCAAGGGGTGCGCGCGTGGTGCGACGAGCAGAATCTGGTGATGATTGCCGATGAGGTGCAGGCGGGGATGGGCCGAACGGGCAAGTTCTTTAGCTGGGAGCATTACGGCATTCAGCCCGATATTGTGACGATGGCAAAGGGCCTGGCGGGCGGCGTGCCGATTGGAGCGATGCTGGCCGCGCCGCGAGCCGATCTGTTTGGGCCGGGGGATCACGGCACGACGTTTGGGGGGAATCCGCTGGCGAGCGCGGCGGGGGTGGCGACGATTCGGGCCATTGATGAGTTTCATCTGGTGGAGAATGCGGCGGCGCAGGGTGACTATCTGAAGGGCAGGCTGCTGGCGCTCAAGGAAACCTATCCCTTTATCACGGAGGTGCGGGCGATTGGCCTGATGAACGCGCTGGACGTGCAGGGCGATCTGGCTCCGGCCATTGTGAAGGCTGCTCTGGAGCGTGGCCTGCTGCTCAATAACGTTGGAAACACGACGCTCCGCATGATTCCGCCGCTGATCCTGAGCCGCGCTGAGATTGACGAGGGGCTTGGTCTGCTGGATGGGGTGCTGAGAGAGGTCAGCAAGGTCTGATGAGCGGGCGTCATAGGTTCATCGTCTGCCTGCTTGTTTTGCTGGCGCTGAGCGCGCTGGGGGGGTGCAATCTGACTGGCCCGGCGGCGTGCCAGAGCTTTACGATCCCGAACGCTGCGATGGAGCCGACGTATAACGAGGGGCAGCTTGTGGTGATTGATACGCAGGCGTATGCTTCGGCCAAACCAAAGCGCGGCCAGATTGTGATTGCGCAGGAGCCGCCCAACAGCGGCCAGCAGGAGGCGCTGCGCGTCATTGGCCTGCCCGGCGAGACGGTGCGGCTGAGCGAGACGCAGACGTTCATTAACGGGACGCTGCTCACCGAGCCGTTTGTGCTGCATCGCGGCACGCAGCAGCCGCAGGAAGTGACGCTGGCAGCCGATCAGTATTTTCTGATGGGCGATAACCGCCCGGAAAGCCGGGACTCGCGGGACTTCGGGCCGACGCCTCTGAAGGCGATTGCGGCTGAAGTCGGGACGAACGTGTGTCCGAATAATTAGGGAGGCTTCTATTCTGTCGCCCGCTTCTCTGGCCGCAGCGCCTGGAAGCGGGCGAGTGTTATTACAGGCAGGCGAGGAGGCAGCAGGCGGGTTGCGTTTTCTCCACCGAAAAGGGCGAAATCTCAACCGAAAAGCAAGCTAATTGTGGATAACTTTGTGGATAACCCCTACAGATTGTGGATAAGGGAGTTTTGACCACAAGATATTGAGTCCCTGGATGATTGCCACTGGTCTTACTGCTGAGTTTGGGTGCGCGGCAGGTTTTACTGTTCGTTTGTGTGGATAACTTTGGGGATAAGTGTGTGGAGAAAATGTGGATAACTTGGATAACTCTGCTCATTACTGCCTGCCTGTGTGGATATGTGGATAACTTTCAACATTCACCGGTTGTTTGTGTGGATAACTTTGGGGATAAGTGTGTGGAGAAAATGTGGATAACTTGGATAACTCTGCTCATTACTGCCTGCCTGTGTGGATATGTGGATAACTTTTCGCATGCCTGGACGGTTGTGTGGATAACTTTGGGGATAAGTGTGTGGAGAAAATGTGGATAACTCGATGTGGTGTGGATAACTTTGGCTTTCGCCGTTTGCTTGTGTGGATATGTGGATAACTTTTTTTGGTCTTACGGCTGAGTGTTGGTAACTTTGGGGATAACCTGGGGATAAAGTGGCAGTTTATCCCCAATGGGGTTGAGAAATTGTGGATAACTTTTGCAGGGGATGTGAGTGGGAGTACAGTTATCCACAGGTTTATCCACAGATTTTGGGGCTGGTTGGGGATAACTTTGGAGGTATCCACCAGCTTGCTCGTAAGCTATCAAGGCAGGCTGAAGGCGGGTCGCCTAAATTGGGGAGTGATCCAATTACAAAGTTATCCCCATTATCCACAGCCCTACTACTACTATGTATTTATATAGTTATATAAATTACTATAATAGAAGAAGCAGCAAGCAAAAAGAAAAATCTATCAAGTGGGATGGGGGGCTTTCCAGCAGGTCTATAATGGAAGTGGGGAGTGATGACCCGATTCGACCAGGCGGCCATCGGCATGTTATACTTGCGGCGACGAATACTGGTTTTGCTGCATGGGCAGGAACGTTGGTGTTCTCGAAGGAGAGCGCCGGGAGGAGGCTTCTATGGCGGGACTGGAGGGGCAGATATTGGGTGGCTGCCGGATTATCAAGCGCCTGGGGGCAGGCGGGATGGGTCAGGTGTATCTGGGGGAGCAGGTGCGGCTGGGGCGCGAGGTTGCTGTGAAGGTGGTGCGCCCGCCGCGCGGCGGCTCGTCTGAGGATGGGAACGCGCCGATGCTGGCAGATGCGCCGGAGCGTTTTAAGCTGGAGGCGCGGGCGATTGCGGCGCTGGAGCATCCGAATATTTTGCAGGTGCATGAGTTCGGTATTGAGAATGAACTGATGTATCTGGTGATGCCGCTGATGCCCGATGGGTCGCTTTTCGATGCGATGCGGCCTGGCGGCTCGAAACGCCGGTTGCATTTGCCGCTGACGCCGACGCAGGCGGCTCCGTTAATTTTCCAGGCGGCTTCGGCGCTGCAATATGCCCACCAGCACAATATTATTCACCGCGATGTGAAGCCGGAGAACTTTCTGGTGCGGGTGGGCCGCGATGGGATGCTGGAGTTGTTTCTGGCGGATTTTGGGCTGGTGAAGGAGTATAATCCAGAGTCCAATACGAATACGCTGGCGGTGGGTACCGCCGATTACGTGGCGCCGGAGCAGATCGAGGGGCATCCGGTCCCTGCGAGCGATCAATACGCGCTGGGGGTGATGGCGTATGAGATGCTGGCAGGTCGGCTGCCGTTTACGGGCGCGGTGGCGGAGGTGGCGCTGAATCATTTGCACGATGAGCCGCCGCCGCCGAGGCGTTTCAATCCGGCGATTCCGGTGGAGATCGAGCAGGTGATTTTGCGGGCGATGCGCAAGAAGGCGCAGGACCGCTGGCCGTCGGTGATGGAGTTTGCTCGCGCGTACAGCGAGGTGCTGAAGAAGTTGGAGCAGCGCAAGCAAGGGGATAAGCATATTGAGGATGAGCCGACGGTGCATCTGCCGCCGGTTGCGCTGCCGCATCAGGGCAAGCCGCCTGCGGATTATGAGACGCAGGTAACGCCGCTGCCTCCGACGCCTGCCCAGCCGTCGCGGGCGGCGCAGCAGCAGAAGCCAACACCCCAGACGAGGCCCGTTCAGAGCTATCCGTCACAGTCATATAGTCCGGCGAATCCACCGCCCGGGCCATATGCTCCGCCCGCCGGAGGGCAGCCCTGGGGGCCGCCTGGGCCTGCGAACACGCCTGCGGGCGCTGCGCCGGGCTGGGGGAATGCTCAGGCTGCTTACCAGCAGGGCAAAGCGGGGTCTGGGAAGCGCGGGTCGCCGCTGCTGCGGGTGTTTCTGGTGATCCTGGGGATTGTGATTGTGTTTGGGGTTGTTGCGGCGGTGGCGGTGGCGATCAATCTTGGGAAGTGATAGGCTGAGGGCGATGTTTTTTTTCCTGAGAGCGCCGCGTATAGCTGCCTGGCAGCATGCCAGCCCTGCGGCGCGCCACACAAGGAGATATGATTGCATGGCTGAAGACAACTTCACGCTCACGACCTTCTACACCTCCTGGAAAGCGTACCAGGATCACATCAAAGGCGCGCTCGCGCCGCTCACCGCCGAGCAGCTTGAGCTGCGCGCCGCGCCTCACCTGCGCTCCATCGGCGAGAATGCTCTGCACATTATCGGCTGCCGCGCGGGCTGGTTCACCTATACCCTGGGCGAAGACTTTGGCGCCGACGTGAAGGAGTACGCGAGTTGGGAAGTTCCCGAAGCGCCCGCCCGAACGCCCGCCGAGATAGTGCAGGCTCTCGACCGCACCTGGCAGGGCATGGCCGATTGCCTGGCCCGCTGGAGTCCCGACGATATGCGACAAACCTTCCCCGACGACTGGGACGGCAGACCAGTCCACCTGGCGCGCGCCTGGGTCGTCTGGCATGTGATGGAGCATGACCTGCATCACGGCGGCGAGCTTTCGTTCACGCTGGGCATACACGGCATCCCGGCGGATTTCCCCGGCTAGCGCCGGTAGAAGACGCGACAGGCCAGGCGAGCATGGCTGCGCCCGGCGCGGTCAAGCGGCTCTGGCGAAGCGTTTCCCGTAGGGACGGCGGCGGTAGAGGCGGCGTTCGCCTGGAAGGGCGGCGTTGATGACAGCGCAGCGTTGCGCCGCCAGGGACGGCGGCGGTACAGGCGGCAGAGGGCGCAGATACTCTTCATCTGCGCCCTCTGTTATTGTGTGGCTGGCTAGTTTTCGGATGGGGTGTCTGCGGGGTCGCTGGGACGGCTGACGGGGCGGGCGGCGTCAAGGGCGGCCAGCACGCGGTTGATGTCGCCAGCAACGTCGGCAAGGAGTCCGGGCAGCCATTCTTCGGGGTGCGGCTCGGCGGGCAGGCTGTCGTCGTCGTCGTCGCGGCGGCGGCGACGACGCTGGCCGGGCGAGGGGCTGTGGCCGTTGAGGGCTTCGTCTTCCTGGAGGTCGCGCAGGCCAGCCATGCCTTCGGGGTGCCAGAGGGGGATTTCGACGCGCTGTTGCAGGGTGAGCGCCTCGGCTTGCAGGCCGCCATCGCCAAGAACGAGGGCGACGCTGGGGCGGGTTTCGGTGGCGCGGCTGCTGTGTTCGCTGGCGCGCAGTTTGAGCGTGCGGATGAGCTGCTGCATGTTGACATCGGTGAGTGGGACGGCGGTGATATTGAGGTTATAGGCGAGTTCGAGCGCCAGCGGCGGAACTTCATCGGTATGCAGATGGGGGCAGGTGTCATCTGGCTCGTGGAAGAAATCACAGATGCCTACGGCGCCCTCCAGGCTCAAGACGGTATCGAGGGGACTCCAGGTGAAGGAGATGGTGACGGTGCTGCGATTTTCGGCTTCTTCGCAGGTGCCGGTGTGGCAGGTGCAGGCGAACTCGCGCTCCAGGGTGGTGTTGTTGGTCCAATGCTCTGGATGGGTTGCCAGTCCGACATTTTCCATTGCCCGCAGAAACAGTTGTGTCACGTCTTCATACGTTACCATAGCTGCTGCTCCTTCTGTCGTGGGCGAAGAGGCGCTCCCCTGGAGGTCTTTTCGCCCATTCTCTATGATACTGAGGGTGGGCCAGAATGTCAAACGCTGGCTCGAACAGGGGAACAGTTGAAACTGCTCCTCAGCCCGCGAGCGCGGCGCTGACGCTGGCCGCCGAGTCCCTGGCGTGGGTGACGTTGCGTTGCTTTGAGGCTTGACAGGAGGGGCGGCAGCCAGGTATGCTGTGGTGAGTATTCGGAGGCTATCGAGCGGCGCACATTGACAATGCAATCTTGACGATGCGACGACGCCAGTAATGGACTGGCGTCGTCGCTGACCCCATGCCTGGAAAAGCCAGAGATGGGGCTGGAGGCATTCTATCATCCGGGTGATGGGAGTCTTTCAGCGGCCATCTCCTGACAGGCCAGCGCGGTCAGGGGGTGGCCGTTTGGTTTGGGGAGGTGTCCATAAGGAATATGACTGCTCCTTCAGGTAGAAGGTGAGGGCGGACACATGAGTTATTCACAAATGTTTGTGCTATTTGTGGATAACTTTGCCTGGGAAGCGCGGGTTATCCACAAAATACTTGTGGATAACCCTTATCTGGGGATAACTTTGTGGGCTGTTGTCTGCCTTCGGCGGCCTGTTGGCGCAAAGGGGTAGCTATTATAACTACCTCTGGGAAAGGAGGGGTCATAATGGCCCTTCCTTAGTCAAGGAGGGGCCATTATGACCCCTCCTGTTAGTGAGAGGAATGTATCATGGCTGAGGCGCTCAATGTTCGCACTGTGTTTGTCTCTCCGACCCTGCCT
Coding sequences within:
- a CDS encoding YbaK/EbsC family protein, with protein sequence MQCKERLEDYLHKQQVPFQVQQHPRVFTAQDVAATEHIPGKLVAKVVIVFADNKMIMLALPAPYRVNFAHLSQSLGASNVRLADEIELGAAFPDCEVGAMPPFGNLYNLPVYVEKRLAEDDTIVFPLGTHTETMRLKYTDFERLVNPTLAEFAHPAQEALR
- a CDS encoding RNA polymerase sigma factor, yielding MSRSAQDPMSPEANRLPTDSELVAQARRGDSRAFDELCQRYYERIGLFLVRMVGNDEVSHELTQETFLKAWQGLSGLRDDARFLSWLYRIATNMARDFQRRARLIHWLPWEEYAARGGTETMSKAGPEQQVEESELLKQALARVSVMYRACLILYVVEDLPQPQIAERLGIKASSVSNYVSRGLAELRQTYLRLAAEQEHPTRKGKSHD
- a CDS encoding zf-HC2 domain-containing protein — protein: MTNLLPCMEWAEKLALKPADLAPEEYAALKTHLAACPGCAATYADYRMLMTRLRALPRPALPPLAPLAADIATGPEVQGEADGVYDGAGSQLRSLPEATSARAPGPLAPARRRIWPQGLSAIAAALLLTALVGSLVAVLLNRGQGSTFTLRSGWAEIAVFSGVGSKTFTTPDLTLPYLWGTSFTCTGSDSVRILAVGQLSGDFGGGPCTSDSSALLSPQDVHFDFLTFQIVTLQVIASSDTHWALQVAQAVIQPTKPGPEWLEGIGDAGRGNVEAYGVPIFLDGTGQPLEAKTWGIVFGCFGPGRSSIQFEPDIGTISMPPCDGRAKLIKIQYPSATHIESYKLRATGDILWYALIVGCADEQKCGA
- a CDS encoding phage antirepressor N-terminal domain-containing protein codes for the protein MSDILLAQVSLPGCIYPMQAVQLPDGSRGATVRSICLALSLDYPGQYQRIRRTPSLMEALHTITLDTTGGPQEADVLPGWCITIWLAGIQLKRLPASKRALIRFVQQKVVLLIENAFTSRKAAPSAPASEPPPGVVNQIREGFSLLTESFIRLATEHQDLEERVTTLEGGPARHAMIAFSPQRLAHLYLLARQLRASQGLPIGETLAGLADHFEVEDISDLPDSAWPAVLTWFDSLR
- a CDS encoding aspartate aminotransferase family protein, giving the protein MATPTKPQTEQRDWFALEKQYYQGTFTRQPVAFVRGEGARVWDADGRSYLDFVAGIAVNILGHCHPAVVNAVCDQAKQLIHVSNLYVNTRQVELAELLYHKSGGMRAFFSNSGAEANEGAIKLARKFGRLHRNGAYEIISMNRSFHGRTLATTSATGQAKYQETWVPLADGFKQVDFNDLDALKAATSAKTVGVLIEPVQGEGGIFPADTGYLQGVRAWCDEQNLVMIADEVQAGMGRTGKFFSWEHYGIQPDIVTMAKGLAGGVPIGAMLAAPRADLFGPGDHGTTFGGNPLASAAGVATIRAIDEFHLVENAAAQGDYLKGRLLALKETYPFITEVRAIGLMNALDVQGDLAPAIVKAALERGLLLNNVGNTTLRMIPPLILSRAEIDEGLGLLDGVLREVSKV
- the lepB gene encoding signal peptidase I is translated as MSGRHRFIVCLLVLLALSALGGCNLTGPAACQSFTIPNAAMEPTYNEGQLVVIDTQAYASAKPKRGQIVIAQEPPNSGQQEALRVIGLPGETVRLSETQTFINGTLLTEPFVLHRGTQQPQEVTLAADQYFLMGDNRPESRDSRDFGPTPLKAIAAEVGTNVCPNN
- a CDS encoding serine/threonine-protein kinase → MAGLEGQILGGCRIIKRLGAGGMGQVYLGEQVRLGREVAVKVVRPPRGGSSEDGNAPMLADAPERFKLEARAIAALEHPNILQVHEFGIENELMYLVMPLMPDGSLFDAMRPGGSKRRLHLPLTPTQAAPLIFQAASALQYAHQHNIIHRDVKPENFLVRVGRDGMLELFLADFGLVKEYNPESNTNTLAVGTADYVAPEQIEGHPVPASDQYALGVMAYEMLAGRLPFTGAVAEVALNHLHDEPPPPRRFNPAIPVEIEQVILRAMRKKAQDRWPSVMEFARAYSEVLKKLEQRKQGDKHIEDEPTVHLPPVALPHQGKPPADYETQVTPLPPTPAQPSRAAQQQKPTPQTRPVQSYPSQSYSPANPPPGPYAPPAGGQPWGPPGPANTPAGAAPGWGNAQAAYQQGKAGSGKRGSPLLRVFLVILGIVIVFGVVAAVAVAINLGK
- a CDS encoding DinB family protein, yielding MAEDNFTLTTFYTSWKAYQDHIKGALAPLTAEQLELRAAPHLRSIGENALHIIGCRAGWFTYTLGEDFGADVKEYASWEVPEAPARTPAEIVQALDRTWQGMADCLARWSPDDMRQTFPDDWDGRPVHLARAWVVWHVMEHDLHHGGELSFTLGIHGIPADFPG